In the Sorghum bicolor cultivar BTx623 chromosome 4, Sorghum_bicolor_NCBIv3, whole genome shotgun sequence genome, ATCCTCAATGTTACTTCCACTGAATCTGGACTTCAAATATTGAACTGCAAGCTCTTTCCAGTCTGACAGAGATGCAAATGGCAGCAAACCAGCCAAGCATGGCAGAATAAGTGTCACCAAAACATAAAATGCGTATCGGCGGGTCCAATATGGTAAATGAACAGCCTTGGTCCTGTGAGTCACAGAAATAGGACCATAGAGTATGTGATGTAAAAGAGATGGCCAAATGTTTCCAAGTAAATGGATGGAGCAAAGGGCCTCCCAGTATATAAGCCATACATTTCCATCCCCACCCAATGTGTCGACACAACGGCTTCCAAAATAACCACAAAGAACTCCCAATATCATAACATTGAATGTTACTGGCATGTTTGGTCCAGTCATTGCAGAACGCTGGAATATCAACCAACCAATTAATAGGAGCATCAAAATTCCAAAGAATATCCTTGTTGCTGCTATCACATGGCATTTGAAAAGCAGCAAACCAGAGTTGAATGCGGACACTGAACTTGGCATCCACCAAGATGTATACTCCTGCAAGAAAAGGGAACACATGGTATGAACCTCTCAACAGTGGCACTGGAAACAGCTAATTCGTATCAGAAAAAAAGTGGTACATACCCTTGAAATTGCTGCACAAGCTGAAGTAGCAGCAGTTATCCTCTGGTACGAGTAAATATATGTTCCATATCCAAAACAGACAGACATGAGTACCACTGCAGTAAGAAGCATATCTATAAGTTTCCTGAAAAGTTCTGCATGCTTTGTATCCTCCATTTCAGTCTTGAATTTCTTCTCTTTGAAAGAGGCTTTCTCAAATCCCATAGAAACTTTGATCTTCTCTAACATGTGTGATTCAGAGCTCAGAGCTAACTGAGATCGGCTCAATTGCAATTTTCTCATAGTAAGTCCTATTTCAAGCTCCTTGAGCTCATTTGAACGAGTTTGCTCATTCAGAGATCTCTCAAATACACTAAGGATGTGCTGATCAATTTCTGGATTAGATCTGCTACGAGTAAGGTGAACCAGCTGGTGATTGACGCCCGCATGAAGAACAATCTGATTATTCATGGAACTCGAGGGCATGTCAGTCTGGACATCATGTATCTGACTTTGTGAATCAGCACCACCCAACTTTATTTCAGGTAATGAATCAGCACCACCCAACTTGATTTCAGGTACAGAATTACCATCTTTGTAAGAACATTGTGCCATATCTTGTTCATAGACAGGTGTTTCATTGATAAGGTGAATGGTTCTCAATGTACTACCAAAAGCTTTCTCAAAGTTACCCATGAAACTCTGAAATCTGTCACCATAAAtctacaacaaaaaaaaaggagataTAAGAAGCTTATGGAAAGTGGAAACAGAGTAGTGaaaaagaaactgccctgcaCATACATTTGTTAAGGACTCCTTCACTGCCGAGGTACACATCTGCATCCAGAATGGGTGTGAGAACATCCATGGTTTTGTTCCAAACAGCAATCATTTACGAGAAGACTGAAGACAACATATATACCTTTGAGAGGACATCAGGTCGTAATCTTCCTTCAGAACCATTGCATCTATTTAGAACCTGTAAGAGAAGGAGGTGTTAGTTTTTGAAGCTGATTGATTGGTGCTGCCCCAAGTAGATCCACCTAAACCATTtcactaattgcacaatttaagtAACTTATAGAATGTACATCCTCCTATTAGGCCAAAAATATAAGTAGCAAACATTCCAGCACGCACTATCAATTAGAATATTAGGATGAGATGCTCATACCTTCACACACCTTGATTACAAGCATGTAGTGCTTAAGATTCAAACTCATaggatttatttttaaaaacaaGCTAACAACAGAACATAAGTCAAACAGAACCATAATCAAGATAAGCATTAAAAATCAAAGTATCTAATCCCCAGCCCTTTAGATATGTGGTGCATTCATATGGCAAGTTCTGAACTGAACACCAAAAAAAATCTTTGATGAGCCAAGCAAGAATAGTAGGATCTGAGTCATCCAAAGTtccttcacttttttttttgacagggGTAACCCAGCTTTTATAGAAACTATATACAAGAATACAGTTCCTATACTTTTCCGCCAATCAGAACTGAACAATTCAAAATTCTTACACATTCTGTCCATTTGAGTTGAGGTCTTCTTCAAACAGCATTATCCCAAGTTCGACAAAACTCATCAATTTTGCACTGAATCAAACAGAAATCTTCAGTGGCTTGAGCAGAACCTCATGTTTGGTAGAACTGCAGTCACAAACTCCATTAAGATCAGAGCAGCTGGGTCTTGAGATACTGTCACACAATGCAAGCGCCACTGGGAGAGCCAAATAATCTCAATTCAATGAACAGCGTCCACTTAGATGGCAGAGAGAAAAGACTAGCTTCTAATCTCAATAGTACCAAACAATTGCTGACAGTTTACTGGAACAACAACTTGGGTTGGGGAAGCTTAAACTCTTTCTTGCAGACAATACAAGCATCGTGCAAAACAAACAACAATTTGGGTCTAAATGGAACTACCAATTAACGAATAAGTAGTAACCAACTACATATTCTCGCGCACAAAATTCCAACCATCCAAACATGGCAAGACAAGCTGGAGCGCACGAAGCGCGTAAAGATTGAATCTTTGGGTCGCCGCCGCGTAGacaagaagagagagagagagccaaGATACATCCCACTCACCTGGGCAAGCACCGCCGCGAAGGACATCCCGAGAGGCAGCGCGAGATCTTGCACATCGTCGCCACCGGCTCTCTCCCCTCCCCTAACGGCCACCCGCCTCCGGCGCCGGCGCAGGTGCACCCCCTTCCGCAGCCAGGAGCGCCCGGACGCCGAACCGCCGTAAGACGAGGCCGACGACGCCGACGAGGACGCCCCTCCGGCCTCCGGCGATGCGGCGGCGATATGGGACCCGTCCATACGGGAAGGAGGGCCCGTGAGGAAGAGAGGGGCTAGGGTTTATTGACTGAAGCTGCAATACTGCAATTCTGCCCCGGCCCGGACTCCGCGTGGAAGTGAAGCAAGGAAGGAATTCTTCGCCCTGGCCGTTTGCGAGTTCGTCGTGCTCGTCTCGGCTCTTTAACAGGAAGGAGAGGTCCGGCTATGAAACGAACTGGAGGGAGATGAGAACGCGATAGCGAAGCGGCGTCGTAATGACGCCGAGTTAACCGTTGAAGCAACCGTGGAAGGAAACTCCGGTGAACTCGCGCGTGTAAAACAGCACACCTCCGATAAAAGTTCGTTTGGACGTGGATTCGTCGTTGCTTTCCTTGTATATCTTTTTTACCGTTGCTTATTaagatctcttttttttttggttaaaaaaaaaacactgaaGAAACATTTCAATCCTTGTCAATCTTAAACTGATGAAAGGAAAGGTTTGTACATGCCACGTTGTTTCCTGTAAATATACAACTTGCATCGACGAAGTTTAAAGGGTGGATTGAAATTTGAAGCTTGTCATCACATCAGAAGTTTCGGATTCAGTTAGCAGAAACTGCTCGGCAACTGCAGCCCCTAGCACTCCTAAATTTGGGCCTTTGTGAACGATTTTCTGGCCCGCACACGTTTCGCATCAAACGGGTACACGCAAGGCATCACATCGCAGGCCCGTTTCCACTCGCGAGGCCGTCTAGCTCCTGCTGGGCCCGCGTCGGGCCGTAGAGTGGCACCGCCGCGCCAGCCCACCTCTCCGTCGAACCTCCCGTTCTCCGTGTTCGCGAGCGTCGGTCTGCCGGCGACCAAACCCGTTCTGATGAGCGGATACCGACTTCGACAGGTTCAGTTTGGATCAGCAGTGTTGTTTCTGGCCACCCTTTTGATGAAATACTTGAAACCAGGGACCGAGCAGTAAGATCAAATCACACCAAATACGGGCAAGATGCCCGATCGAGGGGAAAAAAGATCAAACCACACCTGGACCTAGAAGGCAGAGGGATGATCATACTGTATCCAGTTCGAAGGTCGTACACACATCCAATTTGCCGTCGCTGATTTTGTTGGAAACATTGGGCGCCAGCGTGTTGCaacatgcaaaaaaaaatttctcTGGTTACGTACGGGTGCGAAATCGGCAACGGACAGCTTCGGACAGACGACAACAACGAGGCTGGGAGGGAGAACAACTACGTACCTCGGCCCGGCCCCTTTGCTTTCGGAACTTGGAAACGGCGCTTCGTCGATTTGTTCCTGAATGCCCGTATGCAAGAGCTCGGGACACAGATCCTGTGCAGTGgttactactactgcaagataaGCAGTGGCTGCACCTGAGCCATCCACACGAGAATGAACGGCTTGGATGAAACCTTTATTTTCTCTTTACTTTATTCTACCAACAGCCTTTTTGGAGGGAAATGGTAGGGGGCAGAGAAATGTTTAGCGCTATTTTATTACTAACACtatgtaacatcccaaaaatttacattcaaaaatcactcgcattaaaaattattttcaaaatatatttcaaaaactataaaataatttgagctctatagtatctccatctaatccatctatatttatttttcgcgTACAAATAACAGCAAGTACCAGCAAGcctacatgcaagaaaacatagcagtgcacctacacgaatatatatctcatgcatgcatgcaggacatgccaccgaccatttgcatgcacctgcatgcaaggacacggcgattaggcaccgtccatttgcatgcaacgtgcatgcaaatgggacatcgtccttcgcatgtaattaggcaccgaccacgcgctacagtagcatttttaatggcacgcagctgagcgctttggcctataaaaagccagcctcgggtgctcactctcaccacccgagaaacacgttcactcactcgctcactcgctctcactccgcgtataccgtatacggccatacgcacaagccgagctcgactgtcgtcgcaagacgaggtgagcagctcatgagcatctccttgctcttctctgtctttctgtagtattttcctgtattttttcttgtatttgtctgtactattcactgccaagaactccacgaatagaaccatgacatacagaagagctctaatgacccctgctaatttccctctaaccatgcatgcgtgggccataagcattaactccaaatagtacatgcatgcaccatgcactaccagccaaaattcatctcgtgaagcatgtatttcttaatcatcgttagcctttttcgcatgattaaaatccggccatttcacaaatgccacatgctaactctgatttcaataattctttttcctaaattcatctaaaatcatgatctacctcccatattaatttcataatttttggagctcatttgaatttatatgattatttatctgtgcttgttgtctatgtcggtcgtcgcgtattttagctgacggagtgaacgagccggaaaacgagaacgttggaaacgagtaccgcgagtttgacgccgaggacccggactgtcagcaggagtttgccgaggacgccgacggaggcaagtccaaccgatcccctttgatgcatattgatcctatttttaaacacaacccgtagaagccgttttaaatattgcatgtacgatatatgtacgaagtattttcgctgctcagttaaaacctgttgaatagccatccttgaattgatattatccggtaattgtcttgttccaacctaggaacaaataatatgctacgaCAGAAATATCATTATTTAGTATGTTTaagacttgttactcatcctggatactcatcgctatattttttaaatataatgattttaaaagtaaaaggtatgagtggtgaaaataaattgtgggtatcgtgaaagggttaatgaacaagttacaaATGtaattactatggagatggggcggatgggatctcttttgggatgccctggtgttgtggcttataccttgcggggttaagcgtgaagatatccgtcttgtctcgattaaggactgagttgatgattcatcttgcctaactcatttatcgtacaaccactcgccttgcatgggaaaggcttagtctaaatccctctagttagtatggcaatcacctggaggcaggtgtgcaacgggacactaagtgatgtatgtgaaattgtggaaatatatgaaaagagctttgtgaattattgtggtatcatgagatgtggccttagtgttcccgtggtgagcgccattacttagctatggagggtaatgactttgatggatctgtgcttgcacgacggtgtaagttatggtatcctacttgtggaaaaagtgtacaacctctgcagagtgtaaatctatctggatagccgtgtctgcggtctcggacgggttatggtttggtttcaacaactagatgggttgggatgagtgaaagcatgagagtgagtgtgattttggaaataaatggttgactgccattgtgttgtgggaacaagggttcaacaacacttaaaattgtgatcaaacccccattttcagaaatactataatatgtggaaaaagaggtcttttgcaacagtatttgtgaaatgaaaccttgcatgtgtaaaaagatagctttatgcaaataaaactaagcctcatccttgatttatccatatgcatatatattgttatccccttccgtagggtaaggttggatttgctgagtactttgtactcacccttgctttattaaacagaggaagatccggacttcgatcacgaagtggcgttcgagtaaggtcgtatGTGCACCCAACTAaacctgtggcattgggactcgttagatgttcgattgtgatatcgtttgtttctgggtcctttggacctatgttgtattttggtgtcttattattatagcgtgtcttccttgtccacgcttaccgagactactgcgctgaaacttatctgatgtaataaatgtgttactagcctcctgggactagtattgtatcacatttgagtttctggtttaccaggggcgtaAGGAAGCGCATCGGCAGACTGCCGCACCTGGAAAACGCTTCTCCAACACTTGTTTTTCTTGATCAGTTTGTAGTAGTTCAGAGTTTAGATCAATTCTTTTCCTAAACTTCTTGTAGTAGTTCAGACTTGACCAAGAATAAAAAGTTGTGCATAactttagggcttgtttggttgGCGTTGGTAAAATTTaactcccgtcacatcgaatgtttggacacatgcatggagtactaaatatagactattaaactaaaaacacagctagagagtaatttgcgagacgaaacttttaaggctaattagtccataattggacactaaAATAAGACAAAAAATTATACAatacctattaaactttaacactcccaaccaaacaccccttagTTTAAGCAAAAGATCTTAAGTTTAACCATATGTTGTTTGGGGGATGCAAGTTTTTGTATATTAAAATAGGAACAAAGAACCTTTTTTATTTAGGAACAGAGAACCCTGATACATATAAAATGATATCAGTTTATCATTTGCTCTTTTGTGTTCACCATATGCTCCCTCTTTTGTAAATGTAactagacactaactctcagtTTAGAGCAAAATATATGCAATATATGTTATTACTGTTAACAAGCTATCATGTGTTAATTGCATTATTGTAATATCTATGCATTCTCTTTTCTTTGTCTAATTTTTATCTCAAGAAGAACCGACTGAGATAACAGAGAGTGAATAGAAAATAATACAaaaaagaggggggggggggggggaagagcTCTTATCCAAGCCGTCCATTCAAGTGTGAATGGCTCAGGGGTAACCACTGCttatcttgcagtagtagtaacCACTGCACAAGCTTATATGTGTCCCTTTCTCTGGTGGAACAAAGCTGGAATCTGGAGTAAAGAACCGTCGCTGAAGCCGGCCAATTGGACCAAACACAAAACAATCCTTAATTAGTTAGTTGGTACTCAGACATGGCGATGAAGCAAGACAGAGCAACGTCTCACACCCTCTCTATTTTGATCGTATGACTAATTTGGACACAAAGGAATGCATTGGTATTGGTAGGATTATTTTCAAGAGACGGGGCAAAGAACGTGGACATACTTTTTGTGCACCTTCAGGAGATGGAGTCGATCAGGACTCTGCAGCCGTGCAGGGGCTATGCTAGTTGTTAGCATAGTACTATAAGGTACTAGCATGTATACGTGCTTCCAGTCGATCTGCTGAGTAGGCTATCGATCATccgcaaaaaaaaagagaaggctATCGATCATACATTAATTATACATAACAGACGTAAATTAACAGCCTGGTTTCAGCAACGCGTCCTGATTGGCCCGATGCGCCATTAGCTAGGGTCCACTCCTCTCCGTCGTCTCAGACGCCAAACCATGGATGACAATGGCAGTGGCAGTGGCAcactatatatatgtactaGTCTACTGAAACGGAGTGCACGCAAGAGGCCAGGGGGTTGCCATATATGGCTGCTGCCTGCCTGCTGCCTAGCTAGAGATAGCATTGCAAGTTGGTCGTTGTTACGTCCAGGTCAGGCACCAGTGATGAGCCATCAGTCGCTGCACCTTGTTGGGGCCGGCCATTCCAGAAATATTTCCCCGGCCGTAGGCGATAATAATCGTGGCTCTGAGGCAGGCGGATGCACATGGCTGGCGATGTCTTCGGAAGCATCGGCCAGCAAGCAGTAGTTAACTAATCTGTTGTAGGCTAAACAAGGGTCAAACCCACAACAGCTCAATGCTCGCCTCGATCGGATCGAGCCTGCTGTACGTTTACCTCGCACGTCTACACATGTGGCATCGAGGAaggcaaaatattttacaaaatagacaacgtagctttttcgtttgtatttgataaatattatccaatcatagactaagagcatctccaacaacttggtatttcaacatgctatcctaccaaatttgctaaaagcattaaaatcctcctccaacaactctttatctcaacttgctaaatttcccaagttgctatccagaggtttctactgccgagatttgtcaagttgctatcccaagttgctatcccgagcgcaacttgttggagacacatattcttttaccaagtgagcgggtctcatctgtcatcctctatttttaccaagtgagaatagcaacttattggagacacatccttttttcttttgctaaacaaattagcaacttgctataactcaagatttaacaagtgaattttaccaagttgttagagatgctctaactaggctcaaaagatttgtctcgtaaattccgaccaaactgtgcaattagtttttattttaatctatatttagtacttcatgcatgtgtctaaagattcgatgtgacggagaatctgaaaaattttgcaaaattttttgggaactaaacaaggccgaggtaaggccttgtttagtttgcaaaaatttttaagattctccgtcacatcgaatctttggtcgtatgtatggagcattaaatatagacgaaaataaaaactaactgtacagtttacctgtaatttgtgagatgaatcttttgagcctaattactccgtgattggacaatgtttgtcaaataaaaacgaaatgctacagtagtcaaaaacaaaaatttttgcaaactaaacaaggcctaagtgctcCTCTCTCTCATAGTAAGTTTAATAATATAGCTCACTTGCTCACTGTAAGATTCTTTACAGCCTTCTCCGAGTCTatccatacaatagttagctattcactattaatacatgacccacTTATCTTTCTCACAAAGTTCTTGATTCTTAtgtctaagctggctgtaagcttacagcctgcttctctttcctctcctcctttctctcctccacatcagcatttactcctcctttctctcctccacatcagcaatTAACCAGATTACAACCCTCTTCTCGGTACTTCAGCTCGCAGACCGACGAGCAGCCGGCCCGCCTAGCCAATGCACACTTGCCATTCGATCGCGGATCAGAGCGAAGATGCATGGCAGCATGCAGATGCCAATCCATTGGCGTTCAAGCTCGTTCATGTATGGCGTGAACCGACGTCATAAATGGAGACCATACGTATATATACATGAGGGGTGTGTTTGGTTACCTAGCTTATTTCTAGCCTGGCTAAGAAATAAGCCAGGCTAGCCTAAGGCTGACTCTAGCAAGCCATATAGAGTTATTTGGTTGTCTACAATATCTAAACCTGGCTAGCATCTAGTTGTGTTTGGTTGGTTGATTTGGCTGAGGTAGAGTCACCTCCTCTTTACACAGGTAACTTCACCATCTTTTGCGGCAATTCGTCGAGCACACGATGAGCAACGACAACGCTAAGTTCCACCTCGGCCGCGGCAACGCTAAGCTCCGCCGCGGCCACTGCGCACCAGCACAAGGGCCACCACGACGGCAACGGCAACGCCGACGAGCAGTAGTACCGCGATTCCGCCGGCCAAGCAGACCCGCCTCCGACGCGCGGCACCCTGCAGTCTCTGCCTCGGCCGCGGCCACGTCGCCCGCGGCTGCGCCCACTTGTCGCTCGATGTCGTCCAGCGGCGCGCCCTGACGTCCACGAGCACGGCCATGTCCAAAGAACGGCTGCTGGAGCTCCAAGAGGCCGCTCACATCGCCGCGACGGAGGGGTCCTCGGTGCTGCTAGTGAGGAGGCAGTCCAGCTGCTCCTCGGTCAGCGCATCCCTGGCTACGGCGAGGTACCGGCGGGCCACGTCGCTCCGTCGCTCCGCGGAGACCTGCCGCCGGAGTGCCTGCACGTCCGCCGTGAGGTCGCGCATGCGGCGGCCGAGATCCGCCGCGACCTGCGCCGCCAGTGAGCTCGCGCCGAGATCCGCCACGACCTGCGCCGCGACCTGCGGTGCCCAGGAGGTGAGGtgtgacggcggcggcggtgccctggaggagaggaacgAGAAGAGAGGCTGGCTAGGTGCGTTGGCGGTGCCTAGGTGCTCTCGGAGGTGGCGGTGCCCAAGTGCTCTCGGAGGTGACAAGAACGAGAAGAAAGGCTGGCTCAAGCCAGGCTCCAAGAAAACGGATGCCCCCTCCGTTTTCTGGGAGCCAGACTATCTCGTGTACGGAGGCCTCCAGTGGCCTGGCTAGGGGGAAAAATGGGCAACCAAACAGGCCTATTTGAGCTCCAACAAGCCTGGTTTGGAGATAACCAGTCTACCAAACAGGCCCGAGAAGACCCACTTGATAGATACGTAGATGCAATGCAGGCCGGAGGAGAGAGATCAAAGGGTTTTTACCTGATCCAGATTCCAGAAGCACTGCATGTTGTCCTGTTGGCTTGACCTTGTTAGTGgaatctgccagccattcaTCAGTGTTTTtcactcacaataaatcaatcaaTAGAACTTTCTGTCATGATTTATTAGCCAAACAAACAGTGTGTACAAGGTTTTTTCtttatattattatttatttatatatttattcaAGGGCTGCGGCGCGGCCAATCACGAGCCGTACACgttctaaggccctgtttggttccaccacctaaattttagctagctaaaattattttagctactcttgggtgactaatgaaactaaactattttagccccttttagtcaatgtgtttggaactttagctactaaagtgactaaagtttagctagctaaaatttagttggtgcaacaaacagggcctaagtggGGCTGCACGCAGGTGCAGCAAGGATGGATGGATCCGAGAGATGGGCGCGCTCTGCACGTGACTGCTGCCGCATAGAGTATTCGGCACCGTGGAGGCCTAGAGCAGCCAGCAGTCAGTCACGACTCACGAGGCACTTGATCCAGCAGAGTTCAAGTTGAACCTTGTTTTGTTTACACTACGCACGCATCGGGTGCCACAGTTTCACATTAAGATTCGTACATGTTTGTACATTTATTAAAACGGATCTAATAGATAAAAGCGTATATTTTTTAAAGCGAATCTAATATATAAAAGAGTAAGAGTATATGCTTTTAAAGGCAAATAAACTTTAACTATCTATATACTCCTCCTACCACTGGTACATCATTTGCCCATATCAAGATCCATGCATGGATGGGACGCGCGCGATGGAACGAACAATCCAGAGTGTTGGTTGATACGTGTCGCGACACAGGAACACGTTACGTATTATATATACATACCAGTTGTTTGTTTAAATTAATTATTACTCTTACATTATCACTGCTACTAGCTAGACTGTGTGTGATCGTAAACCTAGCTAAGTTACGTGCAGTCTTGGCACGGATCTAGAAACGTGCGTGACTTGCATTTGTAGGTCTCTAGGTACGTACCCCATATGTTGACAGTTAACTTAACGCTATATATGTGAAGATTATTACTCCCTTATCTAGCTTATCTCTTCGCATTGAAACTCAGAACCAATGGATCGCGATCGGAAATGGTCAGAGTCTTTCCTCCTAAATCCTCCTCGTGGCAAATTTTGCGACCCATCAGCACGGGTCTCTCGTGGAACCATCAACATGCAACTCGACAAAATTAGCAGATCTCGATGGCGAAAGGTTATATTCTATCTCGTCTCTCTGCTGGAATATTTCACCACGCATTCTCACCGTCAAAAACGTGAAATAATAAAGAGGGTACGGTCATATATACGACTTGTGCGTACGCACGCATCGCATATATATGACTAAGCGAAAaccaaatatttttaaaaaattttttaaaaagacATAGTAAGATAGTAGATCTCAAGATTTATAAAATCACTATAGATATCTCCTAGTAGATAGACATGTTATCTATCTGAATCAGGTTGTTGAAAAATTAAAATTCGAATGAACCTCACAGCACAGGCCATAAGAAAAAACAAATTGATATTTAATGAACCAAAAAATCTGATGGCGCTGATTAATACATATAGATTGAGTGATTGACTCGATCCAGAATCTGGCTTTGACACAAGATGGCAGTGGCGGGCGCAGGATTTAAGGGTTGGGTATTAAAAAGAACTTGACAA is a window encoding:
- the LOC8078940 gene encoding protein CPR-5 isoform X2, encoding MCTSAVKESLTNIYGDRFQSFMGNFEKAFGSTLRTIHLINETPVYEQDMAQCSYKDGNSVPEIKLGGADSLPEIKLGGADSQSQIHDVQTDMPSSSMNNQIVLHAGVNHQLVHLTRSRSNPEIDQHILSVFERSLNEQTRSNELKELEIGLTMRKLQLSRSQLALSSESHMLEKIKVSMGFEKASFKEKKFKTEMEDTKHAELFRKLIDMLLTAVVLMSVCFGYGTYIYSYQRITAATSACAAISREYTSWWMPSSVSAFNSGLLLFKCHVIAATRIFFGILMLLLIGWLIFQRSAMTGPNMPVTFNVMILGVLCGYFGSRCVDTLGGDGNVWLIYWEALCSIHLLGNIWPSLLHHILYGPISVTHRTKAVHLPYWTRRYAFYVLVTLILPCLAGLLPFASLSDWKELAVQYLKSRFSGSNIED
- the LOC8078940 gene encoding protein CPR-5 isoform X1, with protein sequence MDGSHIAAASPEAGGASSSASSASSYGGSASGRSWLRKGVHLRRRRRRVAVRGGERAGGDDVQDLALPLGMSFAAVLAQVLNRCNGSEGRLRPDVLSKMCTSAVKESLTNIYGDRFQSFMGNFEKAFGSTLRTIHLINETPVYEQDMAQCSYKDGNSVPEIKLGGADSLPEIKLGGADSQSQIHDVQTDMPSSSMNNQIVLHAGVNHQLVHLTRSRSNPEIDQHILSVFERSLNEQTRSNELKELEIGLTMRKLQLSRSQLALSSESHMLEKIKVSMGFEKASFKEKKFKTEMEDTKHAELFRKLIDMLLTAVVLMSVCFGYGTYIYSYQRITAATSACAAISREYTSWWMPSSVSAFNSGLLLFKCHVIAATRIFFGILMLLLIGWLIFQRSAMTGPNMPVTFNVMILGVLCGYFGSRCVDTLGGDGNVWLIYWEALCSIHLLGNIWPSLLHHILYGPISVTHRTKAVHLPYWTRRYAFYVLVTLILPCLAGLLPFASLSDWKELAVQYLKSRFSGSNIED